Part of the Gramella sp. Hel_I_59 genome, GCATCCAGAGCTTTCAGGAGAAATTTGGAGGAGATGTAATGCCTTCTGAAAGTAAAGTGAACGCTGAGATTCTATACAATGAATATGATGTCTTTAGGAATCTGTTCTGGATGTATATGCTAGCCGGAATCATTATGCTGACTATTGTCGTTATTCAAATTTTCAATGATAACAAAATTGTCAGAAATCTTATCAAAGTTGTTGCAATTGCGATCATTGTTCTTTTTGCAATTCATACGGCAGGACTTGCGGCCAGGTGGTATATTTCAGGACACGCTCCCTGGAGTGATGCTTATGAGTCAATGATCTACGTTGCTTGGGCCACCATGTTCTTTGGGCTGGCGTTTGGTAGAAAATCAAATCTTACGATCGCATCTACTGCATTTGTGGCCTCAATGATTTTGATGGTTGCCCACTGGAACTGGATGGATCCGGCTATTGCGAATCTTCAGCCAGTTCTAGATTCGTATTGGGTAGTTATTCATGTTCCCGTGATCGTAGGTAGTTATGGTCCGTTTACACTGGGAATGATCCTTGGTGTGGTTTCGCTGCTGTTAATGATCCTAACCAATGACAAGAACAAGAAGAAAATGGACATTAATATAAAAGAGATCACGATCATTACTGAAATGGCATTGACCGTTGGTTTAGTAATGCTAACTATTGGAAACTTCTTAGGTGGCCAGTGGGCTAATGAGAGCTGGGGACGTTACTGGGGCTGGGATCCAAAAGAGACCTGGGCGTTAATTAGTATTATGGTATATGCTTTTGTGATCCATATGAGATTGGTTCCAGGTTTAAGAAGTAGATGGTTCTTTAACTTAATGGCGATCATTGCATTTGCAAGTATCATGATGACCTATTTTGGTGTGAATTTCTACCTGAGTGGTTTGCATTCCTATGCGAGTGGAGATAAGGTCATCACGCCAACCTTTATCTATTATACCTTAGGTGCTGTGGCAATTTTAGGTACTGTATCTTACTTTAAATACAAGAAATACTTCGCTAAGAAGTAGATATATTTTTAAAATTCTAACATAAAAAAAGCCTGCTTCCAGAAGCAGGCTTTTTTATTTTTGGTTGAGACTCGATTATTTAAGATTTCCAACCATATCTTTTGGATCTACCCATTCCTCAAATTCTTCATTGGTAACATATCCAAGATTGGCAGCTTCTTCTTTCAAGGTAGTACCATTCTTATGAGCGGTGTTAGCAATTTCAGCAGCTTTGTAATATCCTATTTTGGTATTCAAAGCAGTAACCAGCATCAAAGAGTTGTTTAAATGCTCTTTGATGCGTTTGTCGTTGGCTTCGATCCCACGAGCGCAATGTTCCTCGAAAGAGAGACAGGCATCACCAATTAGCTGAGCACTTTGCAGCAAAGCGTTTGCCATTACCGGTTTAAAAACATTCAGTTCGAACTGTCCCTGCATTCCACCTACGCTCATGGTCACGTCGTTCCCCATGATCTGGGCACATACCATGGTAAGTGCTTCACACTGGGTAGGATTAACCTTACCAGGCATGATCGAAGAACCTGGCTCATTCGCCGGAATATTGATCTCTCCAATACCACTTCTTGGTCCGGAAGCAAGCATTCTAATATCGTTTCCAATTTTGTTCAGAGAAACAGCGATCTGTTTTAGTGCTCCGTGAGTTTCCACAAATGCATCATGTGCTGCCAGAGCTTCAAATTTATTTCCAGCAGAGATAAAAGGCATCTCCGTAAATTTTGCGATAAATTCGGCAACCCTTTTTGAATATCCTTTTGGAGTATTGAGTCCGGTTCCTACCGCAGTTCCACCTAAAGCAACTTCAGATAAATGAGGTAAAGTATTTTCCAGTGCTTTAATGCCATAATCTAACTGAGCAACGTATCCGCTGAATTCCTGACCAAGGGTTAGGGGAGTGGCGTCCATAAAATGCGTACGCCCAATTTTCACGGTATGCTTGAATTCTTCAGATTTCTTCTTAAGAGTATCTCTTAGTTTTTTCAAACCGGGAAGCGTATTCGTAGTCACTTTTTTGTAAGCAGCAATATGCATTCCGGTTGGGAATGTATCGTTCGAAGATTGAGATTTATTCACATCATCATTTGGTTGAAGTGTTTTTTCCCCTTCACCAATATTTTTACCTGCGATCTGGTGAGCTCGGTTAGCGATCACTTCGTTCACATTCATGTTACTCTGTGTACCACTTCCAGTTTGCCAGATCACCAATGGAAACTGATCATCGTGTTTACCTTCCAGGATCTCATCACAAACCTGAGCGATAAAGTCTCTCTTTTCTACAGGAAGAACTCCAAGTTCACAGTTGGTATATGCGGCAGCCTTCTTTAAGTAAGCAAAACCATATATAATATCCAGTGGCATGGAGGACGCAGGTCCAATTTTGAAATTATTACGGGAACGTTCAGTTTGAGCACCCCAGAGTTTATCTGAAGGAACTTTAACTTCCCCCATGGTATCTTTCTCTATTCTATAGTCCATATTTTAAAAATTGGTTGTTTCGCAAAGTTAATATTTCGCTAATCTTATTAATCTAAAAAAACTTTAAAATTGGT contains:
- the fumC gene encoding class II fumarate hydratase → MDYRIEKDTMGEVKVPSDKLWGAQTERSRNNFKIGPASSMPLDIIYGFAYLKKAAAYTNCELGVLPVEKRDFIAQVCDEILEGKHDDQFPLVIWQTGSGTQSNMNVNEVIANRAHQIAGKNIGEGEKTLQPNDDVNKSQSSNDTFPTGMHIAAYKKVTTNTLPGLKKLRDTLKKKSEEFKHTVKIGRTHFMDATPLTLGQEFSGYVAQLDYGIKALENTLPHLSEVALGGTAVGTGLNTPKGYSKRVAEFIAKFTEMPFISAGNKFEALAAHDAFVETHGALKQIAVSLNKIGNDIRMLASGPRSGIGEINIPANEPGSSIMPGKVNPTQCEALTMVCAQIMGNDVTMSVGGMQGQFELNVFKPVMANALLQSAQLIGDACLSFEEHCARGIEANDKRIKEHLNNSLMLVTALNTKIGYYKAAEIANTAHKNGTTLKEEAANLGYVTNEEFEEWVDPKDMVGNLK